The Glycine soja cultivar W05 chromosome 3, ASM419377v2, whole genome shotgun sequence genome window below encodes:
- the LOC114407151 gene encoding leucine-rich repeat receptor-like protein kinase PXC1, translating to MKKVCHCPIFLALALALCLCILCVAAEAAGQNDTLALTEFRLQTDTHGNLLTNWTGADACSAAWRGVECSPNGRVVGLTLPSLNLRGPIDTLSTLTYLRFLDLHENRLNGTISPLLNCTSLELLYLSRNDFSGEIPAEISSLRLLLRLDISDNNIRGPIPTQLAKLTHLLTLRLQNNALSGHVPDLSASLLNLTVLNVTNNELRGHVPDSMLTKFGNVSFSGNHALCGSTPLPKCSETEPDTETTTITVPAKPSSFPQTSSVTVPDTPRKKGLSAGVIVAIVVAVCVAVLVATSFAVAHCCARGSTSGSVVGSETAKRKSGSSSGSEKKVYGNGGNLDRDSDGTNTETERSKLVFFDRRNQFELEDLLRASAEMLGKGSLGTVYRAVLDDGCTVAVKRLKDANPCERNEFEQYMDVVGKLKHPNIVRLRAYYYAKEEKLLVYDYLPNGSLHALLHGNRGPGRIPLDWTTRISLMLGAARGLARIHAEYNASKIPHGNVKSSNVLLDKNGVALISDFGLSLLLNPVHAIARLGGYRAPEQVEVKRLSQEADVYGFGVLLLEVLTGRAPSKEYTSPAREAEVDLPKWVKSVVKEEWTSEVFDQELLRYKNIEDELVAMLHVGLACVAAQAEKRPCMLEVVKMIEEIRVEESPLGDDYDEARSRTSLSPSLATTEDNLA from the exons ATGAAAAAAGTTTGTCATTGTCCCATATTCCTGGCACTGGCCTTGGCCTTGTGCTTGTGCATCCTCTGTGTTGCTGCAGAGGCTGCAGGGCAAAATGATACACTCGCTCTCACCGAATTCCGTCTCCAAACCGACACCCACGGCAACCTCCTCACCAACTGGACCGGCGCCGACGCCTGCTCCGCCGCGTGGCGCGGCGTGGAATGCTCCCCAAACGGCAGAGTAGTGGGCCTCACTCTCCCTTCCCTCAACCTCCGCGGCCCAATTGATACCCTCTCCACACTAACCTACCTTCGCTTTCTCGACCTCCACGAAAACCGCTTAAACGGCACCATTTCACCTCTCTTAAACTGCACAAGCCTGGAACTACTGTACCTCTCCCGCAACGATTTCTCCGGCGAGATTCCGGCGGAGATATCCTCGCTCCGCCTTCTCCTCCGCCTTGACATCTCCGACAACAACATCCGCGGCCCAATCCCCACACAACTAGCGAAACTAACCCACCTCCTCACGTTGAGGTTACAGAACAACGCACTCTCCGGCCACGTCCCCGACCTTTCCGCTTCCCTCCTTAATCTCACCGTACTCAACGTCACCAACAACGAACTCCGCGGCCACGTCCCCGATTCCATGCTCACCAAATTCGGCAATGTAAGCTTCTCCGGAAACCACGCCCTCTGTGGGTCCACCCCGCTACCCAAATGCTCCGAAACAGAGCCAGACACAGAGACTACCACGATAACCGTTCCTGCAAAACCGAGCTCGTTCCCGCAAACAAGTAGCGTAACCGTTCCTGACACTCCGAGAAAGAAAGGGTTGAGCGCCGGTGTCATCGTGGCGATCGTGGTGGCGGTTTGCGTGGCGGTGCTGGTGGCGACGTCGTTCGCGGTGGCGCATTGTTGCGCCAGAGGATCCACCTCTGGTTCGGTGGTGGGGAGCGAGACCGCGAAGAGAAAAAGTGGGAGTAGTTCTGGGAGCGAGAAGAAGGTGTATGGGAACGGTGGAAACTTGGATAGAGATAGTGATGGGACGAACACTGAGACGGAACGAAGCAAGCTTGTGTTTTTCGATAGGAGGAACCAGTTTGAGTTGGAGGATCTGCTTCGAGCTTCGGCGGAGATGCTCGGAAAAGGAAGCTTGGGAACGGTTTACAGAGCGGTGCTCGATGATGGTTGCACTGTGGCTGTGAAGAGACTCAAAGACGCTAACCCCTGCGAGAGGAACGAGTTTGAACAGTACATGGATGTTGTAGGGAAGCTCAAGCACCCCAACATTGTTAGACTAAGAGCTTATTATTACGCTAAGGAAGAAAAACTTCTTGTCTATGATTATCTCCCCAATGGAAGCTTGCATGCTCTTCTTCATG gGAACCGGGGACCAGGAAGGATTCCGTTAGATTGGACCACGAGAATAAGCTTGATGTTAGGTGCAGCTAGAGGTTTGGCACGGATTCATGCGGAGTATAACGCATCAAAGATACCTCACGGGAACGTGAAATCTTCCAACGTGCTTCTTGACAAAAACGGCGTCGCTTTAATATCTGACTTTGGCCTTTCGCTGCTTTTAAACCCTGTTCACGCGATTGCAAGGTTGGGAGGGTACAGGGCGCCGGAGCAAGTTGAGGTGAAGAGGCTGTCGCAGGAGGCTGACGTGTACGGCTTCGGGGTGCTACTGTTGGAGGTTCTGACGGGTCGGGCTCCGTCGAAGGAGTACACTTCTCCGGCGCGTGAGGCTGAGGTGGATCTTCCGAAGTGGGTGAAATCGGTGGTGAAAGAAGAGTGGACTTCGGAGGTGTTTGACCAGGAGCTGCTGAGGTACAAGAACATAGAGGATGAGTTGGTGGCGATGCTGCACGTGGGACTGGCGTGCGTGGCGGCGCAGGCGGAGAAGAGGCCGTGCATGTTGGAGGTTGTGAAGATGATTGAGGAGATCAGAGTGGAAGAGTCTCCTCTGGGAGATGATTACGATGAGGCTCGCTCGCGCACTTCGCTTTCGCCTTCCCTTGCCACCACCGAAGACAACCTCGCTTGA